Part of the Methylomonas sp. AM2-LC genome, CGATATTATGTAAAGGCGGTGTGTTTTTGATTAAAATGTTTCAAGGCGCTGGTTTTGATGAATATTTTGAGCAGGTTAGGCAACATTTTACCAGCGTAGTCATCAGAAAACCCAAAGCCTCGCGTCCCAGAAGCAGCGAAGTGTATATTCTGGCGAAAGGATTTAAATCGATATAACTAACTGTTTACAAACAGCTTAGATAGGTGCTTTGCGAGTAAATACTTTTTTTGGAGTTGACAAAGCAAAAAATTTATTCTCTTTTTAAGGAAATTTACCACAGATCAGTTTATGATGAGCGGTGGAGATACGAGTATTCTTGATAGAATTACTCGGTTTTTAAATTCTAGGGCCGTTCGGGGCCGGAGCGCGTAACTTGAGCGATATGATGAAAAATGTAGTTTTGTGGGTTGTCATTGCAGTCGTTTTGATGGCAGTGTTCAACAACTTTGGTTCAAAATCTATTAGAACCGATTCCACGTTGTCCTACTCGCAGTTGATAGATGCGGTTAAAGCAGGGCAGGTGCAACAGGTACAAATTGCCGATAATACTATCAAAGGTCGGATGCAGACGGGTGATAAGTTTAAGACTTATATGCCAAATGATCCGCACTTGATTGACGATTTACTGGCCAATGGCGTAGAGATTACTGTACAGCCGCCCGAAGAACCGTCAATGATCATGCAGATTTTTGTTTCTTTTGGTCCCATTTTGTTACTGATTGCTGTATGGGTATTTTTCATGCGGCAAATGCAGGGCGGTGGCGTTGGTGGTCGTGGTGGAGCAATGGGCTTTGGCAAAAGCAAAGCACGCATGCTCGAACAAGATCAGAACAAAGTCACCTTTGCAGATGTGGCCGGGTGTGATGAAGCCAAGGAAGAAGTTGAAGAAATGGTCGACTTTTTAAAAGATCCGGCCAAATATCAAAAATTGGGTGGCAAAGTGCCGCGTGGTGCCTTAATGGTTGGCCCTCCCGGTACAGGTAAAACCTTGTTGGCCCGAGCTATTGCTGGCGAAGCCAAAGTACCGTTTTTTACCATTTCTGGATCAGATTTTGTGGAAATGTTCGTTGGTGTGGGTGCCTCGCGAGTGCGGGATATGTTTGAGCAAGCTAAAAAACATGCACCATGTATTATTTTTATCGACGAGATTGATGCCGTGGGCCGTTCGCGCGGAGCAGGTTTAGGTGGCGGTAACGACGAACGCGAACAAACCTTAAACCAATTATTGGTGGAAATGGATGGTTTTGAAGGCCACGAAGGCATTATTGTCATTGCTGCTACCAACCGTTCTGATGTTTTAGATAAAGCCTTGTTACGACCTGGTCGATTTGATCGTCAGGTAGTGGTCGGTTTGCCTGATGTCAGAGGACGTGAGCAGATTTTAAATGTGCACTTAAGAAAAGTGCCCGCTGCCGAAGATGTTAAAGTTAAATACATTGCACAGGGTACGCCCGGTTTTTCTGGTGCTGATCTGGCTAATCTGGTCAATGAAGCGGCCTTACTTGCGGCTCGTTTTAACAAGCGCTTAGTGAGCATGATCGATTTGGAAAAAGCCAAAGACAAGCTCATTATGGGTGCGGAAAGACGCTCTATGGTGATGGACGAAAAAGAGAAAAAAATGACTGCCTATCACGAAGCTGGGCATGCCATTGTTGGTCGCTTGGTACCTGAGCACGATCCAGTTTACAAAGTAAGCATCATGCCACGTGGACGCGCTTTGGGTGTAACCATGTTCTTGCCTGAGCGTGATCAGTACAGTGCCAGTAAATGTAAGCTGGACAGTATGATTTCAAGCTTATATGGTGGCAGGATTGCTGAAGAGCTGATTTTTGGCTGGGAGCAAGTATCCACGGGCGCTTCTAACGATATCGAACGCGCCACAGAGTTGGCCAGAAATATGGTGACTAAATGGGGCTTATCGCAACGTTTGGGTCCATTGGCTTACAGCGAGGAAGAAGGTGAAATCTTTTTAGGACGTTCTGTTACGCAACATAAGTCGGTTGCCGAAGAAACATCTCACACTATTGATGAGGAAATCCGTTCTATTATCGACAAAAATTACGAAAGAGCTGAGAAAATTCTTAAAGAAAACGAAGATATTCTGCACTCTATGTCTGCGGCTTTAATGAAATATGAAACCATAGACAAGTATCAAATTGATGATTTGATGAACAGGAAACCAGTTAGAGATCCAAAAGGTTGGGATGATTCCTCAACTCCTAGTGATGGCGTTGAAGTTGATCATTGGGGTAAGGGTAATAGTGATCATACTTTGGATGGTGCGACTGAGCAGGGTTAAGTAGATCATCAGGCAAAAATTATAAGAGAGGCTACGGCCTCTCTTTTTTTTGGATTGAATAAGAGATTTGAGTATGGCAAAAAAATATTTTGGAACAGATGGTATTCGTGGCAAGGTTGGAGAATACCCAATTACAGCCGATTTTATGTTAAAACTAGGTTGGGCTGCGGGGCGAGTATTTGCCAAAGAAGGCAATGGTTTTGTGCTAGTTGGTAAAGATACACGTATATCGGGCTACATGTTCGAATCTGCACTGGAAGCAGGCCTGTCTGCGGCTGGTGTTGATACGCGCATGCTAGGGCCTATGCCTACCCCTGCCATTGCTTATCTAACCCGTACATTAAGAGCCAAAGCAGGTATCGTTATTAGTGCTTCTCATAATCCCTATTACGACAATGGCATCAAGTTTTTTTCGGTCAATGGTACCAAGTTGCCAGATGAGCTTGAGCACGAAATAGAAGAATATCTGGAAGCGCCCATGACTACAGTCGAGTCGGCAAAGCTGGGCAAAGTAAAGCGGGTGAACGATGCTGCTGGTCGGTATATAGAATTTTGTAAGGCTACCGTGCCTCCGCAAATTGAATTTAAAGGTATGCGTATCGTTATAGACTGCGCAAATGGAGCAACCTACCATATCGCACCGCATGTGTTTAGAGAAGTAGGCGCAGAAGTGGTTGCTATTGGAGCAGAACCGGATGGACTAAACATTAATGACGAATGTGGAGCCACCAAACCGGAAAATTTAGCTGCCAAAGTCATGGAATATCGCGCTGACCTGGGTATTGCTCTGGATGGTGATGGTGATCGCATTATTATGGTTGATCATAAAGGCGAGATAGTCGATGGTGATGAATTAATCTATATCATTGCCAAGTCACGTCTGGAAGTGGGCAAGTTATCCGGGCCAGTTGTGGGTACTTTAATGTCCAATTTGGGTATGGAGCATGCTTTAAATGCCATCGGTGTGCAACTATTGCGTGCCAATGTTGGTGATCGCTATGTGATGGAGTTGTTGACAGAGAAAAAAGGCATATTGGGTGGCGAAGGCTCAGGTCATATTATCTGTCTGGATAAAACGACTACCGGTGATGGTATCGTTGCGGCTTTGCAAGTGCTGGCAGAAATGCGTCGTACAGGCAAAAGTTTGTACGAGCTGAAGTCGGGTATGAAAAAGTATCCGCAGGTTTTAATCAACATTAGAACCGAAAAAAAAGTCAAACTCGACGAAATCGATGCTGTTAAACAAGCAGTAGCAAGCGTAGAAAAAAAACTGGGAGATAAAGGTCGAGTATTATTAAGATCGTCAGGAACAGAGCCGCTAGTGAGGGTAATGGTGGAAGGTGTAGATTTGGACGATGTCAATAAATACGCCACTCAGCTTGCCAATGATGTTAAGAAATCAATCACTTCTTGAAATCAGTGTCTGCAGCGTATATCATACGCTGCTTTATTTAGCTCGGAGTATGTGATGCGGCGGTCTTTGATAATGGGCAACTGGAAAATGAATGGCTCTCTTCAAGAGGGACAACAACTTGCGTCAGCTTTGGCTGCAGGCTTGGGTGACGTTCAGCAAGAAGTGGCAGTTTGTGTTCCGTTTATCTATTTGTCTGAAATAAGCAAGGTTTTGGCAGGTTCTGCTATTGCGCTAGGTGCACAAAATGTCGCTGATCAAGCATCCGGTGCCTACACAGGCGAAATATCTGCGGCCATGCTGGCTGATATTGGCATTAAATATGCGCTGGTAGGTCACTCCGAGAGACGTAGTTATTATGGTGATACCGATCAATCAGTAGCCAACCGTTTTGTACAAGCAATCAAACAAAACGTAATCCCCGTGTTATGCGTGGGTGAAACACTGGCAGAGAGAGAAGGAAACAAAACTTTTCAAGTAATCGACGAACAACTTGATACTGTTATAGCCACCGCAGGTATAGAAGCGTTTTCTAAAGCTGTTATTGCTTACGAACCCGTTTGGGCTATCGGTACCGGTAAAACCGCAAGTGACGAACAAGCGCAAGAAGTTCATCATTATATTCGTCAGCGTATTGCCGGTGTCCATCCGGAAATCGCAGAAAAACTGCAAATTCTGTATGGCGGCAGCGTCAAACCAGACAACGCTAAAGCCTTATTCGCTATGCCTGATATAGATGGCGGGCTGGTAGGTGGCGCCTCTCTGGATGCAAACGGCTTTTTACAGATTTGCCATTCAGTTTAGTTTATTTGGCTTAGGATTTATATGTTGTACCAAGTTATTATTGTAATTCACATCTTGCTGGGCATTGGTATTGTCGGTTTAGTTTTAATGCAGCATGGTAAAGGCGCTGATGCTGGCGCGGCATTCGGTAGCGGTTCTTCAGGAACTGTTTTTGGTGCGCAAGGCTCTGCCTCGTTTTTATCCAGAACCACGGCTATTTTTGCTGCCCTGTTTTTTACCACCAGTCTTGGTTTGGCCATGTTAAGTGGCTATAGTGGCAAAAAAGCAGATATTATTGATACGATCAGTATCGAAGAGTCTAAAGCGGTTTCTGATGTACCCTTAAACCAAAGCAA contains:
- the ftsH gene encoding ATP-dependent zinc metalloprotease FtsH, which codes for MMKNVVLWVVIAVVLMAVFNNFGSKSIRTDSTLSYSQLIDAVKAGQVQQVQIADNTIKGRMQTGDKFKTYMPNDPHLIDDLLANGVEITVQPPEEPSMIMQIFVSFGPILLLIAVWVFFMRQMQGGGVGGRGGAMGFGKSKARMLEQDQNKVTFADVAGCDEAKEEVEEMVDFLKDPAKYQKLGGKVPRGALMVGPPGTGKTLLARAIAGEAKVPFFTISGSDFVEMFVGVGASRVRDMFEQAKKHAPCIIFIDEIDAVGRSRGAGLGGGNDEREQTLNQLLVEMDGFEGHEGIIVIAATNRSDVLDKALLRPGRFDRQVVVGLPDVRGREQILNVHLRKVPAAEDVKVKYIAQGTPGFSGADLANLVNEAALLAARFNKRLVSMIDLEKAKDKLIMGAERRSMVMDEKEKKMTAYHEAGHAIVGRLVPEHDPVYKVSIMPRGRALGVTMFLPERDQYSASKCKLDSMISSLYGGRIAEELIFGWEQVSTGASNDIERATELARNMVTKWGLSQRLGPLAYSEEEGEIFLGRSVTQHKSVAEETSHTIDEEIRSIIDKNYERAEKILKENEDILHSMSAALMKYETIDKYQIDDLMNRKPVRDPKGWDDSSTPSDGVEVDHWGKGNSDHTLDGATEQG
- the glmM gene encoding phosphoglucosamine mutase translates to MAKKYFGTDGIRGKVGEYPITADFMLKLGWAAGRVFAKEGNGFVLVGKDTRISGYMFESALEAGLSAAGVDTRMLGPMPTPAIAYLTRTLRAKAGIVISASHNPYYDNGIKFFSVNGTKLPDELEHEIEEYLEAPMTTVESAKLGKVKRVNDAAGRYIEFCKATVPPQIEFKGMRIVIDCANGATYHIAPHVFREVGAEVVAIGAEPDGLNINDECGATKPENLAAKVMEYRADLGIALDGDGDRIIMVDHKGEIVDGDELIYIIAKSRLEVGKLSGPVVGTLMSNLGMEHALNAIGVQLLRANVGDRYVMELLTEKKGILGGEGSGHIICLDKTTTGDGIVAALQVLAEMRRTGKSLYELKSGMKKYPQVLINIRTEKKVKLDEIDAVKQAVASVEKKLGDKGRVLLRSSGTEPLVRVMVEGVDLDDVNKYATQLANDVKKSITS
- the tpiA gene encoding triose-phosphate isomerase; protein product: MRRSLIMGNWKMNGSLQEGQQLASALAAGLGDVQQEVAVCVPFIYLSEISKVLAGSAIALGAQNVADQASGAYTGEISAAMLADIGIKYALVGHSERRSYYGDTDQSVANRFVQAIKQNVIPVLCVGETLAEREGNKTFQVIDEQLDTVIATAGIEAFSKAVIAYEPVWAIGTGKTASDEQAQEVHHYIRQRIAGVHPEIAEKLQILYGGSVKPDNAKALFAMPDIDGGLVGGASLDANGFLQICHSV
- the secG gene encoding preprotein translocase subunit SecG — protein: MLYQVIIVIHILLGIGIVGLVLMQHGKGADAGAAFGSGSSGTVFGAQGSASFLSRTTAIFAALFFTTSLGLAMLSGYSGKKADIIDTISIEESKAVSDVPLNQSKPAAETVQVEKLPDAPAIKEVEQAPSAAPAAKE